The following are encoded together in the Drosophila takahashii strain IR98-3 E-12201 chromosome X, DtakHiC1v2, whole genome shotgun sequence genome:
- the Coa7 gene encoding cytochrome c oxidase assembly factor 7 homolog: MAYDLKKESDVKEYVDKLGVEYRFGCYSEKKPEACHLLGDYLEGIKKDFEKASKVYKSTCDDYGYAKSCYKYGNYSFLGKGKSGSKGDPRVAYEYYEKGCNLNDSDACLHSGLLLVSRSMPKEIDRNVPKGLEFLTKSCDMNNATACFYLSGMHISGVQKKPDQSAVAASAGSGPTAPPAGKTPLKDSDYIVLKDMKKAFQFAHKACELRNMYACANLSQMYARGDGIEKNEKEAEKYKKLALEMQDEVKKQQETLGFQQGVGMPN, from the exons ATGGCCTACGACCTAAAGAAGGAGTCGGACGTGAAGGAGTACGTGGACAAGTTGGGCGTGGAGTACCGATTCGGGTGTTACTCCGAGAAAAAGCCGGAAG CCTGCCACCTGCTGGGTGACTACCTGGAGGGCATCAAGAAGGACTTCGAAAAGGCCTCCAAGGTGTACAAATCGACGTGCGACGACTACGGTTACGCAAAGTCCTGCTACAAATACGGCAACTACAGCTTCCTAGGCAAGGGCAAGAGCGGCAGCAAGGGGGATCCCCGAGTGGCCTACGAGTACTACGAGAAGGGCTGCAACCTGAACGACTCGGATGCCTGCCTTCACTCCGGCCTGCTTCTCGTCTCGAGGTCCATGCCCAAGGAGATCGACAGAAATGTGCCCAAG GGCTTGGAATTCCTGACCAAGAGCTGCGACATGAACAACGCTACCGCCTGCTTTTACCTATCCGGCATGCACATCTCGGGCGTGCAAAAGAAGCCTGACCAGAGCGCGGTGGCTGCATCCGCCGGAAGTGGGCCAACAGCACCACCCGCCGGAAAGACGCCCTTGAAGGACTCGGACTACATTGTGCTAAAAGACATGAAGAAGGCGTTCCAGTTCGCCCATAAGGCGTGCGAGCTTCGCAACATGTATGCGTGCGCCAATCTCAGCCAGATGTACGCCCGGGGCGATGGAATTGAGAAAAACGAGAAGGAGGCCGAGAAGTACAAAAAGCTAGCCTTGGAGATGCAAGATGAGGTCAAGAAGCAGCAGGAGACGCTAGGGTTCCAGCAGGGCGTGGGCATGCCCAATTGA
- the Rab21 gene encoding ras-related protein Rab-21, whose protein sequence is MSARRTRSGPTLNFKAVLLGEGCVGKTSLVLRYMEDRFNTQHLSTLQASFVTRKVSLEDGRRAQLNIWDTAGQERFHALGPIYYRGSDGALLVYDITDQDSFQKVKSWVRELRQMRGTEIALIIVGNKTDLEEQRAVAHEDALQYARTVGAEHMETSAKENEGVAELFDLLTHLMLEQLSQREPDGAPLRLEYPDTGGPSHSEDCEVSDHGDPTGQRSCCGI, encoded by the exons ATGAGCGCGCGCAGAACGAGGAGCGGTCCCACGCTTAATTTCAAGGCGGTGCTGCTGGGCGAAG GTTGTGTGGGCAAGACGTCGCTGGTGCTGCGCTACATGGAGGACCGGTTCAATACCCAGCACCTGAGCACCCTGCAGGCCTCCTTCGTGACGCGCAAGGTGTCCCTGGAGGACGGGAGGAGGGCCCAGTTGAATATCTGGGACACGGCTGGGCAGGAGCGGTTCCACGCTCTGGGGCCCATCTACTACCGAGGATCTGATGGCGCTCTGCTCGTCTACGACATAACCGACCAGGACTCGTTCCAGAAGGTCAAGTCCTGGGTGCGGGAGCTCCGGCAAATGCGCGGCACAGAGATTGCCCTGATAATCGTGGGTAACAAGACTGATTTGGAGGAACAGCGGGCCGTGGCCCACGAGGATGCCCTGCAATATGCGCGCACAGTGGGCGCCGAGCATATGGAAACATCGGCCAAGGAGAACGAGGGCGTGGCCGAGCTCTTTGATCTGCTGACCCATCTGATGCTGGAGCAGCTTAGCCAGCGGGAACCGGACGGGGCTCCGCTGCGCCTCGAGTATCCGGATACGGGTGGCCCCAGTCACTCCGAGGATTGCGAAGTCTCTGATCACGGCGATCCTACGGGCCAGCGATCCTGCTGCGGCATTTAG